Proteins from a genomic interval of Gadus macrocephalus chromosome 2, ASM3116895v1:
- the si:ch211-76l23.4 gene encoding uncharacterized protein si:ch211-76l23.4, with the protein MAIKLTMLLLLAIAMVTVLAQKRRPKAKAADEWNYRDGSQNVNTRGVSNLTEVLDNWRYDIITQIKGALQNDHQSLLPDYHRIQPLSEALDDLYKEFNALKSHLGELTEKFTAIETFIDEVKAGRSSSPAPGPAPAPAPIPGPTRRKVIRKKVISH; encoded by the exons ATGGCGATCAAACTGACCATGCTGCTGTTATTGGCCATTGCCATGGTTACGGTGTTGGCTCAGAAACGACGGCCGAAGGCCAAAGCGGCCGACGAGTGGAACTACAGGGATGGCT CTCAGAATGTGAACACGCGAGGCGTGTCCAACCTGACAGAGGTTCTGGACAACTGGAGGTATGACATCATCACCCAGATCAAAGGAGCGCTGCAGAACGACCACCAGTCCCTCCTCCCCGACTACCACAG GATCCAGCCCCTCTCCGAAGCCCTGGATGACCTCTACAAAGAGTTCAACGCCCTCAAGTCCCACCTCGGCGAACTCACCGAAAAGTTCACCGCCATAGAAACGTTCATCGATGAGGTCAAAGCAGGACGCTCCagtagccccgcccccggccccgcccctgcccccgcccccaTTCCAGGTCCGACCAGAAGGAAGGTGATCAGGAAGAAAGTCATAAGCCACTGA
- the hoatz gene encoding cilia- and flagella-associated protein HOATZ, whose amino-acid sequence MSQRGSEEPRGYEVHLTVFHGSSPADVSHAGQLWGSVALLPPLESRLISADISQRLPVARNSGSKTSAGPGATRPGSQRRGGVGGREEDEEEVEERRRRSEAMAVRKEEILGLLWSQRERRLRREEVGRPGLRNQEALTPPGPRGAAADREAVQLLE is encoded by the coding sequence ATGTCCCAGCGGGGGTCGGAGGAGCCGCGGGGCTACGAGGTGCACCTCACTGTGTTCCACGGCTCCTCGCCCGCCGACGTGTCCCACGCCGGCCAGCTGTGGGGCTCCGTGGCGCTCCTCCCGCCGCTCGAGTCGCGCCTCATCTCCGCAGACATCAGCCAGCGGCTCCCGGTGGCCCGGAACTCCGGGAGCAAAACCTCCGCCGGGCCCGGGGCGACCCGTCCCGGGtcgcagaggagaggaggagtaggagggcgggaggaggacgaggaggaggtggaggagcggaggaggaggtccgAGGCCATGGCCGTGCGGAAAGAGGAGATCTTGGGGTTGTTGTGGAGCCAGAGGGAGCGGaggctgaggagagaggaggttggGAGGCCCGGGCTCAGGAACCAGGAGGCCCTGACCCCGCCCGGGCCTCGCGGGGCGGCGGCGGACAGGGAGGCGGTTCAGCTCCTCGAGTGa